A single genomic interval of Rhodopseudomonas palustris harbors:
- a CDS encoding ABC transporter substrate-binding protein, which yields MAFEDQFSRRDLMKLSALLTASGALPLLRSYEARAQEADAPVRIGYLPITDATPLLVAHGKGFFEAEGLKVEKPVLLRSWAQLLEAFISGQVNVVHLLSPITVWARFGSKAPAKVVAWNHTGGSGLTVAPQIGSVKDLGGKTIAIPFWYSIHNVVLQALLRENGLTPVTKRTGEPAASEVNLVVMAPSDMVPALASGQIAGFIVAEPFNATAETLGVGKILRFTGDVWKDHACCVVFMHERDLQQRPEWTQKVVNAQVKAQLWIRGNRAETAALLSKDGVNKYTPHATAVLEKVLAAPDADVDAYVKSGAIRNADWRERRIDFQPYPFPSYTEELVRRLKDTLIEGDRSFLAALDPAAAAKELVDDRFVKAAVTAAGGLAAFGLPDSFTRTEVVVA from the coding sequence ATGGCCTTCGAAGACCAATTCTCCCGCCGCGACCTGATGAAGCTGTCGGCGCTGCTCACTGCTTCCGGCGCGCTGCCGCTGTTGCGGAGCTACGAGGCGCGCGCCCAGGAGGCCGACGCACCGGTGCGGATCGGCTATCTGCCCATCACCGACGCTACGCCGCTGCTGGTGGCGCATGGCAAGGGCTTCTTCGAAGCCGAAGGCCTCAAGGTGGAGAAGCCGGTGCTGTTGCGGAGCTGGGCACAGTTGCTGGAAGCGTTCATCTCCGGCCAGGTCAATGTCGTTCATCTGCTGTCGCCGATCACCGTATGGGCGCGGTTTGGCAGCAAGGCGCCAGCCAAGGTCGTCGCGTGGAATCATACCGGCGGTTCGGGCCTGACGGTGGCGCCGCAGATCGGCAGCGTGAAGGATCTCGGCGGCAAGACGATCGCGATTCCGTTCTGGTACTCGATCCACAACGTCGTGTTGCAGGCGCTGCTGCGCGAAAACGGCTTGACGCCGGTGACCAAGCGGACCGGCGAGCCTGCGGCGAGCGAAGTCAATCTGGTCGTGATGGCGCCGTCCGACATGGTGCCGGCGCTCGCATCCGGTCAGATCGCCGGCTTCATCGTCGCTGAGCCTTTCAACGCCACCGCGGAGACGCTCGGCGTCGGCAAGATCCTGCGCTTCACCGGCGACGTCTGGAAGGATCACGCCTGCTGCGTGGTGTTCATGCACGAGCGCGATCTGCAGCAGCGGCCGGAATGGACGCAGAAGGTGGTCAACGCGCAGGTCAAGGCCCAGCTCTGGATCCGCGGCAATCGGGCAGAGACCGCGGCACTGCTGTCGAAGGACGGCGTCAACAAGTACACGCCGCACGCCACCGCCGTGCTGGAGAAGGTACTGGCTGCGCCGGATGCGGACGTCGACGCGTATGTGAAGTCGGGTGCGATCCGTAATGCCGACTGGCGCGAGCGCCGCATCGATTTCCAGCCCTATCCGTTTCCCAGCTACACGGAAGAACTGGTGCGCCGTCTGAAGGACACGTTGATCGAGGGCGACCGCAGCTTCCTCGCCGCGCTCGACCCGGCGGCCGCCGCGAAGGAGTTGGTCGACGATCGCTTCGTCAAGGCGGCGGTGACGGCGGCGGGCGGGCTCGCCGCGTTCGGACTGCCGGATTCGTTCACGCGAACGGAAGTCGTGGTGGCGTGA
- a CDS encoding carboxymuconolactone decarboxylase family protein, translated as MALDAYQTLGAINARASLTLAEREAVQITAATVHGCGFCVAGHTALAYKQAGLLEDVVAPLREGAHGPDAGLNAVADFTRAVIRSRGAVEGDELAAFRAAGFTDAAALEVVLGVSLATLCNFANNLGQPALNPQLEPFAWHKSAQAAE; from the coding sequence GTGGCACTGGACGCGTATCAGACATTGGGAGCGATCAATGCGCGCGCGAGCCTGACGCTCGCCGAGCGTGAGGCCGTGCAGATTACGGCGGCGACCGTTCATGGTTGCGGCTTCTGCGTCGCCGGTCACACGGCGCTCGCCTACAAGCAGGCGGGCCTCTTGGAGGACGTCGTCGCGCCACTCCGCGAAGGTGCTCACGGCCCCGATGCAGGGCTCAACGCGGTTGCGGATTTCACGCGTGCCGTGATCCGGTCGCGCGGCGCGGTCGAGGGCGACGAACTTGCCGCTTTTCGAGCGGCTGGCTTCACCGATGCCGCGGCGCTGGAGGTCGTTCTCGGCGTCAGCCTCGCGACCTTGTGTAACTTCGCCAACAATCTCGGCCAGCCCGCACTCAATCCGCAGCTGGAGCCTTTCGCTTGGCACAAGTCCGCCCAGGCGGCCGAATAG
- a CDS encoding ABC transporter permease — protein MRSATGRPARWRGLATSSLLGAAGLIVLIVLWWVGTDLIATPGSFLRHFSPTSAFASLAQLVTQSDLPIHLLVSLRRILIGLGIALLIGVPVGLAVGSSRLLNAATSPAFQFLRMISPLSWMPIAVMVFGVGDRPIYFLLAFSVVWPILLSTADGVRRLEPSWLRLAASLSATRWETLRHVIVPGVLGHVLIGLRLAIGIVWIVLVPCEMLGVSAGLGYFILDTRDRLA, from the coding sequence GTGCGAAGCGCGACTGGGCGGCCCGCGCGTTGGCGTGGTCTGGCGACCAGCAGTCTGCTCGGCGCCGCCGGGCTGATCGTGTTGATTGTGCTGTGGTGGGTCGGAACCGACCTGATCGCGACGCCCGGCAGCTTCCTGCGGCATTTTTCGCCGACCAGCGCATTCGCCAGCCTTGCGCAACTCGTCACGCAATCCGATCTGCCGATTCATCTGCTGGTCAGCCTGCGCCGCATTCTGATCGGCCTCGGCATTGCGCTGCTGATCGGAGTGCCGGTCGGGCTCGCTGTGGGTAGCTCGCGTCTATTGAACGCGGCGACGTCGCCGGCCTTCCAGTTCCTGCGGATGATCTCTCCGCTGTCGTGGATGCCGATCGCTGTGATGGTGTTCGGCGTCGGCGACAGGCCGATCTATTTCCTACTGGCATTCTCCGTGGTGTGGCCGATCCTGCTCTCGACCGCCGATGGGGTCCGACGGCTGGAGCCGAGCTGGCTGCGGCTTGCCGCTAGCCTATCGGCGACGCGGTGGGAGACTTTGCGGCACGTCATCGTCCCCGGCGTGCTCGGTCATGTGCTGATCGGCCTGCGTCTCGCCATCGGCATCGTCTGGATTGTACTGGTGCCATGCGAAATGCTCGGCGTTTCGGCGGGGCTCGGTTACTTCATCCTGGATACGCGCGACCGGCTCGCCTAA
- a CDS encoding acyl-CoA dehydrogenase family protein has product MDWLTSHADALDTSAVRAAEVLPRLGEAGLFRLGVAAASGGVGGDVTDAVSAIAAVSELSLAAGFVFWGQRTFIEYLLQSPNAALREHKLPDLLAGRRAGATGLSNAMKFLSGFEPLQIKSRNQGRDKRIDGKLPWVTNLQPGGFDVAAAIEDERGVAFVASLSSDDRGLRRSPDLELMALRGTSTAAIILDDVVISPDRIIHPDAWAWLPTVRPAFLGLQCGMSIGLARRSITEASRGLEAGRDILAEPLKLLAKDLARNKAQLFEGLLDGRFEARPAALFRLRIRLAEIALEAVQLELSAAGGKAYLSQPGREFQRRWREAAFIPVITPSLVQLNTALRAHEQPSAIGEPA; this is encoded by the coding sequence ATGGACTGGCTGACGTCCCATGCCGATGCGCTCGACACCAGTGCGGTGCGGGCCGCAGAGGTCCTGCCGCGGCTGGGCGAAGCGGGCCTGTTCCGTCTCGGCGTCGCCGCCGCGTCGGGCGGTGTCGGCGGCGACGTGACAGACGCCGTCTCGGCGATCGCCGCCGTCTCCGAGCTGTCGCTGGCAGCGGGTTTCGTGTTCTGGGGGCAGCGCACATTCATCGAGTATCTGCTGCAGAGCCCTAACGCCGCTCTGCGCGAACACAAGCTTCCCGATCTGCTCGCGGGCCGCCGGGCCGGCGCGACCGGGCTCTCCAACGCAATGAAGTTTCTGTCGGGATTTGAACCCCTGCAGATCAAATCCCGCAACCAGGGTCGCGACAAGCGCATCGACGGAAAGCTGCCCTGGGTCACCAATCTGCAGCCGGGTGGTTTCGACGTTGCAGCGGCGATTGAGGACGAACGCGGCGTTGCTTTCGTCGCGAGCCTGTCGTCCGACGACCGCGGACTGCGGCGATCACCCGATCTGGAGTTGATGGCGCTGCGCGGAACCAGCACGGCGGCGATCATCCTCGACGATGTGGTGATCTCTCCCGATCGGATCATTCACCCCGACGCGTGGGCCTGGCTGCCGACGGTGAGGCCGGCGTTTCTCGGCCTGCAATGTGGCATGTCGATTGGGTTGGCGCGGCGATCGATCACCGAGGCGTCGCGCGGTCTGGAGGCGGGCCGCGACATCCTCGCCGAGCCGCTCAAGCTCCTTGCAAAGGATCTGGCAAGAAACAAGGCGCAGCTGTTCGAGGGCTTGCTGGACGGGCGCTTCGAAGCAAGACCGGCGGCGTTGTTCCGTCTGCGGATCCGGCTTGCGGAGATCGCGCTCGAGGCGGTGCAGCTCGAACTGTCCGCGGCCGGCGGCAAGGCCTATCTGTCGCAGCCCGGACGCGAATTTCAACGGCGCTGGCGCGAGGCCGCTTTCATTCCGGTAATCACGCCGAGCCTCGTACAATTGAATACTGCGCTGCGCGCACACGAACAGCCGTCTGCGATCGGTGAACCCGCATGA
- a CDS encoding AAA family ATPase has protein sequence MTMSDHPSLKIAIAGKGGVGKTTVAAALARAFTQRDLKVLAIDADPDANLASGLPLDRTDLAPAPLAARRDLLRATASQQGALPAGLFLLNPVIDDVPIPTVSWGGRHRLVVLGWTGHGGQGCYCDETAVLKRVLQRIVAEAGEVIIIDGEPGLEHLSRGTLGSVDVLIAVLEPGRRSVQTALTIRSLAEDLGIPHCLPLLSGSHDEVDARQIEQQLGDWPLLGRLPFDAAIARADLDGGLPQFGAAYQDEIDRVVAQLVALDHQPHGAPRFAPRPHTHIGADGRPYTHSHGGASAHDHEHS, from the coding sequence ATGACCATGTCCGACCATCCGTCGCTGAAGATCGCGATCGCCGGAAAAGGCGGCGTCGGCAAGACGACCGTCGCGGCGGCGCTGGCGCGCGCATTCACTCAGCGTGATCTGAAGGTGCTGGCAATCGACGCCGATCCCGACGCTAATCTGGCGAGCGGCTTGCCGCTCGACCGCACCGACCTTGCGCCTGCGCCCTTGGCGGCGCGCCGCGATTTGCTACGCGCTACGGCCAGCCAGCAAGGTGCATTGCCGGCTGGCCTGTTCCTGCTCAATCCGGTGATCGACGATGTGCCGATCCCGACCGTGTCCTGGGGCGGACGGCATCGCCTGGTGGTGCTGGGCTGGACAGGGCATGGCGGGCAGGGCTGCTATTGCGACGAGACCGCTGTTTTGAAACGGGTGCTGCAACGTATCGTCGCCGAGGCCGGCGAAGTGATCATCATCGATGGTGAACCAGGCCTCGAACATCTCAGTCGCGGCACGCTGGGGAGCGTTGACGTGTTGATCGCGGTGCTTGAACCCGGACGTCGCAGCGTGCAGACGGCGCTGACGATCCGCAGCCTGGCGGAGGATCTCGGCATTCCGCATTGCCTGCCGTTGCTGAGCGGCAGTCACGATGAGGTGGACGCGCGGCAGATCGAGCAGCAGTTGGGCGACTGGCCGTTGCTCGGCAGGCTGCCGTTCGACGCCGCCATTGCTCGGGCCGATCTCGACGGCGGATTGCCGCAGTTCGGCGCGGCCTATCAGGATGAGATCGACCGGGTCGTCGCGCAGCTAGTTGCGCTCGATCACCAACCACACGGCGCGCCGCGGTTCGCCCCGCGACCACACACCCATATCGGCGCTGACGGCCGGCCCTATACGCACAGCCATGGTGGAGCATCCGCCCACGACCACGAGCACTCCTGA
- a CDS encoding ABC transporter ATP-binding protein: protein MSVSPVLEANAIALNYAGNGPAVLEGFDFALQAGEVVSILGASGVGKSSLLRVMAGLQRPTDGAVLVNGIAVEGAHPRVAIAFQDPSLLPWLTLERNVAFGLDFKHQPELSGDELRRRVDTAIQDVGLVHARRHYPAQLSGGMAQRTALARCLARRPEILLLDEPFGALDEVTRGEMQHLLLAVVRTYRTAAVLITHDIDEALLLSDRVLLLGGAPASEIGAWRIDLPKPREDYVAELGQIRIEILRTLRDTAKRH, encoded by the coding sequence ATGAGCGTATCGCCGGTCCTGGAGGCCAACGCCATTGCGCTGAACTACGCCGGCAATGGACCCGCGGTGCTGGAGGGCTTCGATTTCGCGCTGCAGGCGGGTGAGGTGGTCAGCATCCTCGGAGCCAGCGGGGTGGGCAAGTCCAGCCTGTTGCGAGTCATGGCCGGATTGCAGCGGCCGACCGATGGCGCCGTGCTGGTCAATGGCATCGCCGTCGAAGGTGCCCATCCGCGCGTCGCGATCGCCTTCCAGGACCCCAGTTTGCTGCCGTGGCTGACACTCGAGCGCAACGTCGCGTTTGGGCTCGATTTCAAGCACCAGCCGGAGCTTTCTGGTGATGAATTGCGTCGTCGCGTCGATACCGCGATTCAGGATGTCGGCCTGGTACATGCGCGGCGGCACTATCCGGCGCAACTATCCGGCGGAATGGCACAGCGCACGGCGCTGGCGCGCTGCTTGGCGCGGAGGCCGGAGATCCTGCTGCTCGACGAGCCGTTCGGCGCGCTCGACGAGGTGACGCGGGGCGAGATGCAGCATCTGCTCCTGGCGGTGGTGCGCACCTATCGCACCGCTGCCGTCCTGATCACCCACGACATCGACGAAGCGCTGCTGCTGTCCGATCGCGTGCTGCTGCTTGGCGGCGCGCCGGCGTCGGAGATCGGCGCCTGGCGGATCGACCTGCCGAAGCCGCGCGAAGATTACGTCGCCGAACTGGGCCAGATCCGAATCGAGATCTTGCGCACCCTGCGTGACACCGCAAAACGACACTGA
- a CDS encoding ATP-grasp domain-containing protein, translated as MSKLYVVHENPAWIGAFADAFEARGLTWQQWLIEDGALDLSAIPPEGVFYSRMSASAHTRDHRYAPELTLALLLWLERHGRRVVNGSTALDLEISKARQYSRLESAGIRVPRTIVVANKHEIVRAADEAFGDAPVILKPNRGGKGLGVRLFHTGAALADHLDSADYEEPVDGIHLLQEYIVAEERFITRAEFVGGRFLYAVRVDTSDGFELCPAEACQVGDAFCPAGSNSRPKFEIVSDIDHGLKASYERFLSDNGIEIAGIEFMAGDDGRVLTYDINTNTNYNPAAEARAGRSGALAVADYLGSLLRTPHPHAA; from the coding sequence ATGTCCAAGCTATACGTCGTCCACGAGAACCCGGCTTGGATCGGTGCCTTCGCCGACGCATTCGAGGCGCGCGGGTTGACGTGGCAGCAATGGCTGATCGAGGACGGGGCGTTGGATCTGTCGGCGATCCCGCCCGAAGGCGTGTTCTATAGCCGAATGAGCGCCTCGGCGCACACACGAGATCATCGTTATGCTCCCGAGTTGACGCTGGCTCTGCTGCTATGGCTAGAGCGCCACGGGCGGCGCGTCGTCAACGGCAGCACAGCGCTCGACCTGGAGATCAGCAAGGCGCGGCAGTATTCACGGCTGGAGAGCGCAGGCATCCGCGTTCCGCGTACCATTGTTGTCGCCAATAAGCACGAGATCGTGCGTGCTGCGGACGAGGCATTCGGCGACGCGCCGGTGATCCTGAAGCCGAACCGCGGTGGCAAGGGGCTTGGCGTCCGACTATTTCATACAGGCGCTGCGCTGGCCGATCATCTCGACAGCGCGGACTACGAGGAACCGGTCGACGGCATCCATCTGTTGCAGGAGTACATCGTCGCAGAAGAGCGGTTCATCACTCGGGCCGAGTTCGTCGGTGGCCGCTTTCTCTATGCGGTGCGGGTCGATACCAGCGACGGCTTCGAGCTGTGCCCTGCGGAGGCGTGCCAGGTCGGCGATGCGTTTTGTCCTGCAGGCAGTAATTCGCGCCCGAAATTCGAGATCGTTAGCGACATCGATCATGGCCTGAAGGCGAGCTATGAACGCTTCCTATCGGACAACGGAATCGAAATTGCCGGCATCGAGTTCATGGCCGGAGACGACGGCCGCGTCCTGACTTACGACATCAATACTAACACCAACTACAACCCTGCTGCCGAAGCCAGGGCTGGTCGCTCAGGTGCGCTAGCAGTCGCCGATTATCTCGGCAGCCTGCTTCGCACCCCCCACCCCCACGCCGCTTAA
- the cooS gene encoding anaerobic carbon-monoxide dehydrogenase catalytic subunit — MAKPIEPSTGKSAAKSVKQYKRGFPDKADVLARTPDPGVREMLEHLESCGVDTCFDRFDRQQPGCDFGLEGTCCRICNMGPCRITPKSSQGVCGADQDLMVARNLLRSLAGGVAGHGTRSREVILALKAAARGELPQSLKGEAKIRAVAKSFGLDPGSSLNALAEQIADILLADMARTEPGIHRTMASLAPAERLATWDALDIMPIGSYHEVFEALSRTGVGTDGDWRNVMQQFLRCGLAFSWNSVTGGAIAQDCLYGPPRRSRIKTDFAAIETGTVNIAIHGHSPVLASVLVRLADDPAIEAKARDAGAGGLRFYGICCTGLSVLYREGGVAPLSNAMGAELVLGTGAIDAWVADVQDIYPSIMQVAACFHTTVITTSDSARLPGALHIGFDHAHSNFAEVETMAHRILDVAIATFRRRSAEKVHLPKQGFDAEVGFSAENVIESFGGAAGLLAHLREGRIRGVVNLVGCNNPKVVYEEATVIVARHLLANDVLVLTNGCASFPLLKLGFCRPEALEWSGAASRAALSAAALPPVLHMGECLDNARAVGIFRALADAAGLPLKTMPFAFVSPEWSNEKGIGAALAFRLLGIDSYHCVYGATLGSEKVQHFLEHDTRDLLGAAAIVDTDPEQLARRIVQDLDRRRSTLADD; from the coding sequence ATGGCAAAGCCCATCGAGCCATCTACTGGCAAGTCCGCTGCCAAATCGGTCAAGCAGTACAAGCGCGGATTTCCCGACAAGGCCGACGTGCTCGCACGCACGCCGGATCCTGGCGTGCGGGAGATGCTGGAGCACCTGGAGAGCTGCGGCGTCGACACCTGCTTCGACCGCTTCGATCGGCAGCAGCCTGGGTGCGATTTCGGATTGGAAGGGACCTGCTGCCGCATCTGCAACATGGGGCCCTGCCGCATCACGCCGAAGTCGTCGCAGGGCGTCTGCGGTGCTGATCAGGATCTGATGGTGGCGCGCAATCTGCTGCGTTCGCTCGCCGGCGGTGTCGCCGGCCACGGCACGCGCAGCCGTGAAGTGATCCTGGCCTTGAAGGCAGCCGCGCGCGGCGAGCTGCCGCAATCGCTGAAAGGGGAAGCGAAGATCCGTGCGGTCGCCAAGTCGTTCGGGCTCGATCCGGGCTCCAGCCTGAATGCGCTGGCCGAGCAGATCGCCGACATTCTGCTCGCCGACATGGCGCGCACCGAGCCGGGCATTCATCGCACGATGGCGTCGCTGGCGCCTGCCGAGCGCCTCGCGACCTGGGATGCGCTCGATATCATGCCGATCGGCTCCTATCACGAAGTGTTCGAGGCGCTCAGTCGCACTGGCGTCGGCACCGACGGCGATTGGCGCAACGTGATGCAGCAGTTTCTGCGCTGCGGCTTGGCGTTCTCCTGGAACAGCGTCACCGGTGGCGCGATCGCACAGGATTGCCTCTATGGCCCGCCGCGCCGCAGCCGGATCAAGACCGATTTCGCCGCGATCGAAACCGGTACCGTCAACATCGCGATCCACGGCCACTCGCCGGTGCTGGCTTCAGTTTTGGTGCGGCTCGCGGACGATCCCGCAATTGAAGCCAAGGCCAGAGATGCCGGCGCCGGCGGCCTCCGCTTCTACGGCATCTGCTGCACCGGCCTTTCGGTGCTGTATCGCGAGGGCGGCGTGGCGCCGCTCAGCAACGCGATGGGCGCCGAACTGGTGCTCGGCACTGGCGCCATCGATGCCTGGGTCGCCGATGTGCAGGACATCTACCCGTCGATCATGCAGGTCGCCGCCTGCTTCCACACCACGGTGATCACCACCAGCGACTCCGCGCGATTGCCCGGTGCGCTGCATATCGGCTTCGATCATGCGCACAGCAACTTCGCCGAGGTCGAGACGATGGCACACCGCATCCTCGATGTCGCGATCGCGACCTTCCGTCGGCGGAGTGCAGAAAAAGTGCATCTGCCCAAGCAGGGCTTCGATGCGGAAGTCGGTTTTTCGGCCGAGAACGTAATCGAATCGTTCGGCGGCGCGGCAGGATTGCTGGCGCATTTGCGCGAAGGCCGTATCCGCGGCGTGGTCAATCTAGTCGGCTGCAACAATCCGAAGGTGGTGTACGAGGAGGCCACAGTCATCGTCGCCCGGCATCTGCTCGCAAACGATGTCCTCGTGCTCACGAACGGCTGCGCGTCGTTTCCGTTGCTCAAGCTGGGGTTCTGCCGCCCCGAAGCGCTGGAGTGGAGCGGCGCAGCATCACGCGCGGCGCTCTCCGCGGCCGCGCTGCCTCCCGTGCTTCACATGGGCGAATGTCTCGACAACGCACGCGCCGTCGGCATCTTCCGCGCGCTGGCCGACGCCGCAGGGCTGCCGCTGAAGACCATGCCGTTCGCCTTCGTCAGTCCAGAGTGGTCCAACGAAAAGGGCATCGGCGCCGCGCTGGCGTTCCGGCTGCTTGGCATCGACTCCTATCACTGCGTGTATGGCGCAACGCTCGGTTCGGAGAAGGTGCAGCACTTCCTTGAGCATGACACTCGCGACCTGCTCGGCGCTGCCGCGATCGTCGACACCGACCCGGAGCAACTTGCGCGGCGCATCGTGCAGGACCTCGACCGTCGTCGCTCTACTTTGGCGGACGACTAA